One Coccinella septempunctata chromosome 8, icCocSept1.1, whole genome shotgun sequence genomic window carries:
- the LOC123318325 gene encoding craniofacial development protein 2-like yields the protein MSNLKRRPQVSSAESTESHTDGKSVCLISDSGGGKNSIYRSKPHKSHNIPKIYLATYNIRTMRDPEHLVKLEEELEHIKWDIVGLCETRLPDEETTVLKSGHLLYQNNGTSQKGQGGVAFLINRKLKHLITEMKSISDRVIYIVLRINERYSVQFIQGYAPTSKADDEEMETFLEDLSKAIDACKTHYTVISGDFNSKIGQKSTTDSDNIGTFGLGTRNHRGEMLVDFLGRERLYCLNTHFKKPPHRKWTWKSPDGKTKNEIDYILADKQKICTDVSVLSRFDTGSDHRLVRATLRFRLKIKRNKLIHRGKFSAAEELEQRKEEYQTELARRLGSVNTYDQMDINELNHKITNDIYSSVKKICSKPKKRSDPKLSPDTLRLMEQRRNTPRSTPDYNELNKRIHKEVRKDIRVYNTKIIEATIENNANMRVLRSKLSPGSRKITKMNDQHGNVVSDNRSIADHIQKFYTTLYTSIRPASATKSVTVCNVGSEDIPEITRQEIKAALKMMKN from the coding sequence ATGTCGAATTTGAAAAGAAGACCCCAGGTGAGTAGTGCTGAAAGCACGGAATCTCACACTGATGGAAAATCAGTCTGCCTCATTTCGGATTCTGGGGGAGGCAAAAATTCGATTTATCGGAGTAAACCACACAAATCACATAATATCCCAAAGATCTACTTGGCTACATACAACATCAGAACAATGAGGGATCCCGAACATCTCGTCAAGCTAGAAGAAGAACTTGAACATATAAAATGGGATATCGTAGGTCTCTGCGAGACTCGACTACCAGATGAGGAAACCACTGTCCTAAAATCAGGCCACTTACTTTATCAGAATAATGGCACTAGTCAAAAAGGTCAAGGAGGAGTGGCATTTCTCATAAATAGGAAGCTGAAACATTTGATAACCGAGATGAAGTCAATCTCTGACAGAGTCATTTACATAGTGCTCAGAATCAACGAGCGGTACAGTGTACAGTTCATCCAAGGATATGCACCAACAAGTAAAGCAGACGATGAGGAAATGGAGACTTTTCTTGAGGACCTATCCAAAGCGATTGATGCATGCAAAACCCACTACACGGTCATAAGTGGCGATTTCAACAGTAAGATCGGGCAAAAAAGCACAACTGACTCTGATAACATCGGAACTTTTGGTTTGGGTACGAGAAATCACAGAGGAGAAATGTTGGTCGATTTCTTAGGTAGGGAACGTTTATACTGCCTTAACACTCATTTCAAGAAACCTCCACATAGGAAGTGGACTTGGAAAAGCCCCGACGGCAAAACGAAAAACGAGATCGATTACATTCTCGCAGACAAACAAAAAATATGCACAGACGTCTCAGTGCTAAGCCGGTTTGACACGGGGAGCGATCACAGGTTGGTGAGGGCGACTCTTAGGTTCAGGCTAAAAATCAAAAGGAACAAGCTTATTCatagaggtaaattttctgCAGCAGAAGAACTTGAACAAAGAAAGGAGGAATATCAGACTGAGCTGGCAAGGAGATTGGGATCAGTCAATACCTATGATCAAATGGATATCAATGAACTGAATCACAAAATAACGAATGACATCTACTCCTCAGTCAAAAAGATTTGCTCGAAACCCAAGAAAAGGAGTGATCCCAAGTTGAGCCCAGACACTTTGAGGCTCATGGAACAAAGAAGAAACACTCCTAGGAGTACACCGGATTATAATGAATTAAACAAAAGGATACATAAAGAGGTTAGGAAAGACATCCGAGTATATAACACCAAAATTATCGAGGCCACTATTGAGAATAACGCAAATATGAGGGTTTTAAGATCGAAACTATCCCCAGGCAGTCGCAAGATCACGAAAATGAATGACCAACATGGTAATGTAGTGTCGGACAACCGGAGTATTGCTGACCACATccaaaaattctatacaaccCTTTATACTTCCATTCGACCTGCTTCAGCAACGAAAAGTGTAACTGTGTGCAATGTGGGATCTGAGGATATTCCAGAAATAACCCGTCAAGAAATAAAGGCTGCTCTAAAGAtgatgaaaaactga